The window GGTCCAGCGGAACGACGTTTCCTCAATTCAGATTGTCTTTGATCGCGATCACGATGTTCGTGATAATCAGATGCCTATCGTCGATACAGACGAAGAAAACCAACAAAAATCACCCATTGATCCCGATAGATTGCGAGAACAGATAAAGGAGGAGTTGATATCAGAACTTGAGAAAAAAGAGGTGAGAGAGGATGTGGCGATTGAAGAAATGAAAGAGGAGTTAAGGATTGAATTTGAGGAGCGGGAGCAGAAAAAAGAAAAGTTGATTGAGGAGAGCAGTTTTGGTGATGTAAAAGGCCGAATGCTTTTTAAAGGTAGACCATTAAGCGGTTGTCAGGTAAAGATAATGATGTTAGAAAAATGGGGGATTTTGGGAGGTGTGAAGGAAGGGATAGAATTTGAAACGATTACGGGTGAAGACGGTCGTTATCATTTTGCAAAAATCCCACCGGGTGGATATAAGTTATACTGGAAACCACCCGGCGAAATTTCCTGGATCAGGAAGATGAAGATGGAACCAGATTTTTATGTTGAAGTTGGTGAGACCTCTTATACCCCTGACAGGGAAACAAATGTTCGAACTGCAAATTAGGAGTTGTTGAACAATAACCTGATCTATCAGTGCTCAGGTTTAGAGCAGGTTTGGATGAAAGATTGAACTATATAATTCTGTATGGTATGGTAAAGTATCTGTTTCGGTACGGTGATCCATGCGGTGAAGGGGTATAACTACCACGTAAGTGGGGCGTTGTGGAGAGAAGCATGAATGGGAAAATTGTAACCGTATTACCTGAAGGGTGCAGGTTAAAATGAAAGACGTCCTGATTAACAGGAAATATATTGGCACTTTTTGTAATAATCTTAAGGATTCATTCAAAGTCTACGGAGTAAGGGAGAAGGAAGACGGATGCTATGTCTTTGACGAAATTGATGAGTTCTCTGACCCTTTGGAAAAGTACATACCAACCATTCTTCCTCCCAAGAAATATCTTTTCCCTCAACAGGAAACGCTGTTGCGTTTCGAAACCGCGCCACATCTGGACATAAAGACAGTTATTGAGGCTCAAAAACAGGTACTCTTCGGCGTAAGACCCTGTGACATCCATGGAATAAGTCTGCTGGACAAGATATTTGCAACTGATAACGAAGACAGCAACTATCTCCAAAAAAGGGCCAA is drawn from Candidatus Scalindua sp. and contains these coding sequences:
- a CDS encoding carboxypeptidase-like regulatory domain-containing protein, with product MTYRIFFLSFFLFMTVSLRVSGDGMRLVNFEEEIDVKILELNENFIKARIYDKDVVSVTIRSEQDNQYPDAVIIDVKGKRHKVVCKIVEVSKRTGGVTVMVQRNDVSSIQIVFDRDHDVRDNQMPIVDTDEENQQKSPIDPDRLREQIKEELISELEKKEVREDVAIEEMKEELRIEFEEREQKKEKLIEESSFGDVKGRMLFKGRPLSGCQVKIMMLEKWGILGGVKEGIEFETITGEDGRYHFAKIPPGGYKLYWKPPGEISWIRKMKMEPDFYVEVGETSYTPDRETNVRTAN